The Streptomyces sp. RKND-216 genomic sequence TCGGGGAGGGGAGCGCGGCGCGGGCGGGCCACAATGGCCCCATGCCCTCCGCACTCCCCGACGGCGAGCCCGTGCCGCACGACGGCACGCTGCCGGCCTCCGCGACCGCCGGTGCGGCCGACCGTCCGCTCGGCTTCTACCTGCACGTCCCGTACTGCGCGACCCGCTGCGGCTACTGCGACTTCAACACCTACACCGCGAACGAGCTGCGCGGCTCCGGCGGCGCCCTCGCCTCCCGTGAGAACTACGCCGACACCCTCGCCGAGGAGATCCGCCTCGCGCGCAAGGTCCTCGGCGACGACCCCCGCCCCGCGGAGACCGTCTTCGTCGGCGGCGGCACGCCCACGCTCCTCCCGGCCGCCGACCTGGGCCGGATGCTGGCGGCGGTCCGGGACGCATTCGGCCTCGCCGACGGCGCGGAGATCACCACTGAGGCCAACCCGGAGTCGGTCGACGCCCGCTACCTCGCGGAACTGCGGGAGGCCGGCTTCAACCGGATCTCCTTCGGCATGCAGAGCACGCGGCAGCATGTGCTGCGCGTCCTGGACCGCAGCCACACCCCGGGCCGTCCGGAGGCGTGCGTCGCCGAGGCCCGCGCCGCCGGGTTCGACCACGTCAACCTCGACCTGATCTACGGCACGCCGGGCGAGACCGACGACGACTGGCGGGCCTCCCTGGACGCGGCGATCGGCGCCGGACCCGACCACGTGTCGGCGTACGCGCTCATCGTCGAGGAGGGGACGCAGCTCGCCCGCCGGATCCGGCGCGGCGAGGTGCCGACGACCGACGGCGACGTGCACGCCGACCGCTACCTCATCGCCGAGGAGGCGCTGACTGCAGCCGGGTTCGCGTGGTACGAGGTCTCCAACTGGGCGGCCTCAAAGCCCGGGAGGTGCCGCCACAACGAGCTGTACTGGACCGGTGCCGACTGGTGGGGTGCGGGCCCCGGCGCGCACAGCCACGTCGGCGGCGTGCGCTGGTGGAACGTGAAGCACCCCGGCGCGTACGCCCAGGCGCTGGGGGAGTCCCGGTCGCCCGGTGCGGGGCGCGAAGTGCTCGACGCGGAGGACCGGCGCGTCGAACGCATCCTGCTGGAGCTGCGGCTCGCGGAGGGGTGCCCGCTCGGGCTCGTCACCCCCGCAGGGCTCGCCGGCGCGCGCCGCGCGCTGGACGACGGCCTCCTCCAGCCCGGCCCCTACGCCGCCGGCAGCGCCGTCCTCACCCTCCGGGGGCGCCTCCTCGCCGATGCGGTCGTCCGCGCCCTCACGGACTGACCCCTCGGGCCGGGCGGCAGCAGCCTCCCCGCTGTCCGCCGCCGCCCGCACGGCGTGGCGGCGGTCGTGGCGTGGGCGAGGCGCGAGCGAGGTGCGGAGGAGTCACCCGGACGGCTGGGGCGGGGTGCCCCGCGCCCCGGGCCGGGCGAGCATGCCAGACATGGGCCGACAGACCGCCGGCACGCCCTCCGAAGCGCGCCGTACCGGGAGCCTATGGCTGACCCTGGCCGCCATGCTCTTCGCCGTGTCGATGACCTTTATCGACCAGACGATCGTGGCCGTCGCTGCCCCGAGATCACAGACGAGCTGTCGCTGTCGTCGTCCGGCGTGCAGTGGATCGTCAACGCCTACCTGCTCTCCCTCGCCGCCTTCTTCGCGCTCGGCGGCAGGCTGTCCGACCTGTACGGCCACCGCCGCGTCATGCTGATCGGCACGGTCCTGTTCGTCGTCTCCTCGGTGCTGTGCGGCTTCGTCCCCGACGACTCCTTCGCCCAGGCGTGGCTGGTGTGCTTCCGCGCCACGCAGGGCCGGGGCGCGGCGCTGATGTTCCCGGCCGCCCTCGCGGTCGTGGTCGCCGTCTTCCCCCTGGAGCGCCGCGGCAGCGCGCTCGCGCTCTTCTTCGGGCTGTCCGGCGGCCTGACCGCCGTGGGCCCGATCCTCGGCGGCTGGCTGACCTCATGGACGTGGCGGGCGATCTTCTGGGTGAACATCCCCGTCGCCGTGATCGCCATCGTGCTCACGCTGCTCGCCCGCATCCGCGACGAGCCGCGTCGCGAGTCACTCGACGTGGCCGGCGCCGTCCTCGTGGCCGCGGGCATGGGCCTGAGCGTCCTGGGGCTGATGCAGGCGTCCGCGTGGGGCTGGAGCAGCGCCGCCACCTGGGCGTGCATCGCCGGCGGGCTGCTGATCCTGGCACTGTTCGTCCGCGTGGAACTGCGCACCACGCGTCATCCGCTCATCACCATGGCGGTGTTCCGCGACCGGGCGTTCGTCGCGGACGCCCTGGTGTTGTTCTTCGCGATGATCGCGTTCGTGCCGGTCTTCTTCTTCGCCTCGGTCTACGCGCAGGTGTCGCTCAGTGCGTCACCGAACGAGGCGGGGATCTACATGCTGGTGTTCTTCGCCGGCTTCGGCGTGGCGTCCCAGCTGGGCGGCCGGATGCTCGACACCCGGGGCGCCAAGCACCCCATGCTTCTGGGGACCGCGCTGGGCGCCGCCGGGTTCGCGCTGTGGGCGCACCGTGCGACCGAGCTGTCGCTGAACGACCAGTGGCCGTACATCGTGATGCCGGCGCCGGCATCGGGTTCCTGCTGTCGCCCGCCTCGACGGACGCCGTGAACCGCGCCCTCTCCGCCTCGTACGGTGAGGTCACCGGCATTACGCAGACCCTGCGCAACTTCGCGGCCGCCGTCGGGCTGGCGGTCTTCGGTACGGTGCTCACCCATGTCACGACGGACCGGGTGCTGGAGACCTTCGAGCGCCGCGGTTTCACGGGGGAGCGGTCCGCCGAGGTCGCGCGCCGCGTGGCGGAGTCCGTCACGGGCCACGGCGACGAGTCGGAGCCCGGCGGCAGCGGTCCGGTGTCGTCGTTCATGCGGGAGACGATGGACGCCGTGCGCATGGACTTCGCCGAGGCCACGCAGGTCGTGTTCGCCTGCATGGCCGGGGCCATGGCTCTCGCCTTCCTCTGCGCCCACCTGCATCCCGGTGGCCGGGTCGGTGACCGCGAGGCCCCCGCCCGTCGGTCGAACAAGTGAACCGACCGGTGTGCCTGCCTGCTGGTCCACCCGCTGGCCGGCCGCTGCGTGCTGTTCACCGAGCCGGCGGACGTGCTGGGCGTCTCTCTCGAGGCCGTCGAGTTCCGGACCCTGACGTGAGCCGGTCACGTCAGGTGAGTCAGCCGCCGTTCGGGCCGCCCACGGTGACGTGGTCGATGAGGTGTTCCACCGGGCCGAGCAGGCCCGGGTCCAGGTCGCGGTAGGAGTGGACGGCGCCGAGGATGCGCCGCCACGCGGCCCCGGTGTTCGCCGGCCAGTCCAGCGCCTCGCACACGCCCGTCTTCCAGTCCTGCCCGCGTGGTACCCGCGGCCAGGTGTCGATGCCGAGCGCCGCGGGCTTGACCGCCTCCCAGATGTCGACGAACGGGTGGCCCACCACCAGCACCCGTTCCGCGCCCCACGTCGCGGTCACGTCCGCCGCGATCCGGGACTCCTTCGACCCGGGCACCAGATGGTCGACGAGGACGCCCAGCCGTGCGTCGGAGGTGGGGCCGAAGAGGTCCACGATCTCGGCCAGGTGGTCGACGCCCTCCAGGTACTCGACCACCACGCCCTCGACGCGCAGGTCGTCGCCCCAGACCTTCTCCACCAGTTCCGCGTCGTGCCGCCCCTCCACATAGAGTCTTCCCGCCCGTGCGACGCGGGCCCGTGCGCCCGGCACGGCGACCGAGCCGGAGGCCGTGCGCCCGGCTGAGGCAGGCGCCGCGGGGGCGACGGATGCGGGGCGCACCAGGGTGACGACCTCCCCCTCCAGCAGGAAGCCGCGCGGCTCCATCGGGAACACGCGATGCTTGCCGAACCGGTCCTCCAGCGTCACCGTCGGCCCCTGCGCCGTCTTCTCGCACCGGACCACCGCGCCGCAGAAGCCGGTCGCGGCCTCCTCCACGACGAGGTCCGGGTCGGCGGGGACCTCGGGCACCGCGGCCGTGCGGCGCTTCCAGGGCGGGGTGAGGTCGGGGTCGTACCGGCGACTGCGCATCCGCCCATTCTGGCCGCAGGCGTCACGGCCGGGCGAAACGCCGTGCCAGTGCGTCGCGTTGGGCGCGGACAAACGCAGCGTCGACCACCGCGCCGTGCCCCGGCACGTACACCGCGTCCTCGCCGCCGAGGGACAACAGCCGGTCCAGCGCGGCGGGCCAGCGGGCCGGCAGTGCGTCCGGTCCGGCCTGCGGTTCTCCGGACTCCTCCACCAGGTCGCCGCAGAACACCACCTCCCGCGCGCCGGGCTCGCGCCCCGGCACCAGCACGGCCAGGTCGTGGCCGGTGTGGCCCGGCCCCACGTTGGCGAGCAGCACCTGCCGTCCCCCGCCGAGGGACAGCGTCAGTTCGCCGCTCACCGCGTGCTGGGGCAGCACCAGGGCGTCCGCGGCCTGCGCCGCGGCGGCCGGGTCCAGGCCGTGCCGCACCGCGTCCCGCTGGATCGCCTCCCGGTCGTGCCGCAGGACGCCCTCCAGCCCCACCGCGCCGTACACCTGCACGCCCGCGAAGGCGGCGGTGCCCAGCACGTGGTCGAAGTGCGCGTGGGTGAGCGCGACCCGGGTCACCGGCAGCCCGAGCCGTTCGCGCACCGCCGTACGGACCGCCGCGCCCTCGGCCAGACAGGAGCCGGTGTCGACCACGAGCGCCCCCTCCGCATCCGCCACGGCGCCCACGGTGGCGTCCCACCGAGGCAGCCGCGCGCGCAGCACGCCCGGTGCGAGCTCTTCCCAGCCGATGTCCATGTCTCCCGACGCTAACGGGGCGCACCCCGCGTCCTCGCGCCGACCCGCTCCCGACCGCTACGGGATCGCTACCGACCCGCAGCGGAGCCGCCCTTGCCCCGGCCACGTCCCCCGGTCGTACACTTGCTGGGAAACCGCTGGCACTCGGCCAAGGAGAGTGCCAGGCCAGCAGTGGCCGGGCAGACGGCGGACGGCCCTGGGACGGAGGTGTGCGCGTGCTCAGTGAACGCAGACTCGAGGTGCTGCGCGCCATCGTCCAGGACTACGTCGGCACCGAGGAGCCCGTCGGCTCGAAGGCGCTCACGGAGCGACACAACCTCCAGGTCTCCCCGGCAACCGTGCGCAACGACATGTCGGCGCTCGAGGACGAGGGCTACATCGCGCAGCCGCACACCAGCGCCGGACGCATCCCCACCGACAAGGGCTACCGGCTCTTCGTCGACCAGCTGGCGGGCGTCAAGCCGTTGTCCTCGCCGGAGCGCCGCGCGATCCACAACTTCCTCGACGGCGCCGTCGACCTGGACGATGTCGTCGGCCGCACCGTGCGGCTGCTCGCGCAGCTCACCCGCCAGGTCGCGGTGGTGCAGTACCCATCGCTGACCCGCTCGACGGTGCGGCACGTGGAGCTGCTGGCCCTCGCGCCGGCCCGCCTGATGCTGGTGCTGATCACCGACACCGGACGCGTCGAGCAGCGCATGGTCGACTGCCCCGCGCCGATCGGCGAGAACACTGTCGCCGACCTGCGCGCACGGCTCAACGGCCGCACCGCCGGCCAGCGCTTCACCGATGTGCCCCGGCTGGTGCAGGACCTTCCCGACTCCTTCGACGCGGACGACCGCGGCACCGTCTCCACCGTTCTCGCCACCCTGCTGGAGACGCTGGTCGAGGAGACAGAGGAGCGGCTGATGATCGGCGGCACCGCCAATCTCACCCGCTTCGGCCACGACTTCCCGCTCACCATCCGGCCCGTGCTGGAGGCGCTGGAGGAGCAGGTCGTCCTGCTGAAGCTGCTCGGCGAGGCCACCGACTCGGGCATGACCGTGCGAATCGGTCATGAGAACGCTCACGAGGGGCTGAGTTCCACATCCGTGGTTTCGGTCGGTTACGGTTCGGGCGACGAGGCGGTCGCCAAGCTCGGCGTGGTGGGGCCGACCCGGATGGACTACCCCGGAACGATGGGAGCGGTACGCGCAGTGGCACGTTACGTCGGACAGATCCTGGCGGAGAGCTAAGTGGCGACGGACTACTACTCCGTCCTCGGCGTGCAGCGCGACGCCTCGCAGGACGAAATCAAGAAGGCCTTCCGCAGGCTGGCGCGCGAACTGCACCCGGACGTGAACCCGGACCCGAAGACGCAGGACCGGTTCAAGGAGATCAACACCGCGTACGAGGTGCTCTCCGACCCGCAGAAGAAGCAGGTCTACGACCTCGGCGGCGACCCCGCGGGGCCCGGCGGCGGCGCGGGCGGCTTCGGCGGCGGCTTCGGCAACTTCTCCGACATCATGGACGCCTTCTTCGGCACGGCGTCCCAGCGCGGCCCGCGCTCGCGCACCCGGCGCGGCCAGGACGCGATGATCCGGCTGGACATCGACCTGAACGAGGCCGCGTTCGGCACCACCAAGGAGATCCAGGTCGACACCGCAACCGTGTGCGGCAGCTGCTCCGGCGAGGGCGCGGCACCGGGCACGTCGGCGCAGACCTGCGACATGTGCCGCGGCCGCGGCGAGGTCTCGCAGGTGACCCGCTCCTTCCTCGGCCAGGTCATGACCTCGCGCCCGTGCCCGCAGTGCCAGGGCTTCGGCACGGTCGTGCCCACGCCGTGCCCCGAGTGCGCCGGCGACGGCCGGGTGCGCTCGCGGCGCACCCTCACGGTCAAGATCCCGGCCGGCGTCGACAACGGCACGCGCATCCAGCTCGCCGGCGAGGGCGAGGTCGGCCCGGGCGGCGGTCCGGCAGGCGACCTCTACGTCGAGATCCACGAGACCCCGCACTCGGTCTTCCAGCGTCGCGGCGACGACCTGCACTGCACGGTCACCATCCCGATGACGGCGGCCGCTCTCGGCACGAAGGTGCCGCTGGAGACACTGGACGGCATGGACGAGATCGACATCCGGCCCGGCACCCAGTCCGGCCAGTCGATCCCGCTGCACGAGCGCGGCATCACGCACCTGCGCGGCGGCGGCCGCGGCCAGCTCATCGTCCACGTCGAGGTGACGACGCCGAGCAAGCTGGATCCGGAGCAGGAGGACCTGCTGCGGCGCCTGGCGACGCTGCGCGGAGAGGAACGGCCCCAGGGCCAGTTCCAGCCGGGGCAGCAGGGCCTCTTCCACCGCCTCAAGGACGCGTTCAACGGCCGTTGACCCATGCCGGGCCCGCGCCCGCGCGCCGCGCTTTCCCCGCGCGGCGCACGGCGCCGGGGTGCGGCGCCGTGCCGCACCCGTTTCACCGCAGCCGCGGGGTCCGCGCGCCGGTGTCCGGCGGCGTCTCGCGGTGGTGGGCGGTCTGCGCCGTCCGCCGGGTGACCGCCGGGGGCGGCCGTGCCGCGCGGCGACCGCCGAGCGGCTGCGGCCCCAGCAACGGGCGGCGTACGGGGCGTGACAGGATGGTCACATGGCCCCCGACCTCGACCTCGCCCTCCTCCGTCACCCGGTCGTTCAGGCACCCATGGCGGGCGGCGCCTCCACCCCGGAACTCGCCGCTGCCGTCAGCGAGGCCGGCGGTCTCGGCATGCTCGCCGCCGGGTACAAGACGCCGGAGGCGATGTACGAGGAGACGCGCCACCTGCGCCGGCTCACTCCACGCCCCTTCGGCGTGAACCTCTTCCTGCCCCAGACACCGGTCGCCGAGGCGGCGGCGCTCACCGCCTACCGCGACGAGCTCGCCCCCGAGGCGGCCCGTTACGGCGCCGAACTCGGCGACACGGACAGGGGCGGGAGCGACGCCTACGACGCGAAGGTCGCGATCCTCCTCCAACACCCCGTGCCGCTGGTGTCGTTCACCTTCGGCTGCCCCGAGGAGCGCGTGCTGCGCCGCTTCGCGGAGGCGGGTACGTCGACGGTCGTCACGGTCACCTCCGTGGACGAGGCGCTCACCGCCCAGGACCGCGGGGCCGCCGCGGTGTGCGTGCAGGGCGCGGAGGCCGGCGGCCACCAGGGCACCCACCACGACGACCCGGCGGCGGACGGCGGCTGCCGCGCGACCGGACTGCTGCCGCTGCTCGCCCTCGTCGGCGAGGCGGTGCGCCTGCCGCTGGTCGCCGCCGGCGGGCTGATGCGCGGGTCGCAGATCGCCGCGGTGCTGGCTGCCGGTGCGAGCGCCGCCCAACTCGGCACCGCGTTCCTGGTGTGCCCCGAGTCCGGTGCGCACGCCGAGCACAAGCGGGCGCTGACGGACCCTCTGTTCGACCGCACGGAGCTGACCCGTGCCTTCTCCGGGCGCCCGGCACGCGCTCTGGTCAACCGGTTCGTGCGCGAGCACGGTCCGCACGCCCCCGCCGCCTACCCGGACGTCCACCACCTCACCGCCGGCCTGCGCCGTGCCGCCTCGAAGGCCGGCGACCCACAGGGGATGGCGTTGTGGGCGGGTCAGGGCCACCGGCTGGCCCGTACGATGCCCGCCGCGCGGCTCGTCGAGGTGCTCGCCGGTGAACTGGCCTCCGCCCGCGCCGCGTCGACGGGACGGGAGGTGGAGGCGTGACCGCTCCCGTGTTCCTCCTCGACGGGCCGGACGCGCCGCCCCTCACCGGGGCCGGCCGCGTGTGGCTGACAGGTCCGGAGGGCCGGCACGCCGTCTCCGTGCGGCGCATGCGCGTGGGCGAGTCGATCGTCCTCACCGACGGCGCGGGCACCGGTGCCTCCGGCACGGTCGCCGCCGTCGAGGGCAAGGACCGGCTGGAGGTCGCCGTCACCGACGTCCGGTCCGATCCCGTGCCCCGGCCCCGGATCATCGTCGTGCAGGCGCTGCCCAAGGGCGACCGGGGCGAGCTGGCCGTGGAGACGATGACGGAGACCGGCGTGGACGTGATCGTGCCGTGGGCGGCGTCCCGGTGCATCACGCAGTGGCGCGGTGAACGTGGAGCCAAGTCGCTGGCGAAGTGGCGTGCCACCGCGCGCGAGGCGGGCAAGCAGTCCCGGCGCCTGCGGTTTCCGCACGTCGCCGAACCGGCCACGACCCGGCAGGTGGCGCCGCTGCTGTCCGGCGCCGCGTTCGCCGCCGTGCTGCACGAGGAGGGCGCCGCGCCGCTGGCGACCGCTCCGCTCCCGGTGGACGGGGACGTCGTGCTGGTCGTCGGCCCCGAGGGCGGCGTCTCCCCGGAGGAGCTGGCCGCCTTCGCGGAGGCGGGCGCCGAGCCGTACCGGCTGGGCCGCACGGTGCTGCGCACCTCCACGG encodes the following:
- the hemW gene encoding radical SAM family heme chaperone HemW; protein product: MPSALPDGEPVPHDGTLPASATAGAADRPLGFYLHVPYCATRCGYCDFNTYTANELRGSGGALASRENYADTLAEEIRLARKVLGDDPRPAETVFVGGGTPTLLPAADLGRMLAAVRDAFGLADGAEITTEANPESVDARYLAELREAGFNRISFGMQSTRQHVLRVLDRSHTPGRPEACVAEARAAGFDHVNLDLIYGTPGETDDDWRASLDAAIGAGPDHVSAYALIVEEGTQLARRIRRGEVPTTDGDVHADRYLIAEEALTAAGFAWYEVSNWAASKPGRCRHNELYWTGADWWGAGPGAHSHVGGVRWWNVKHPGAYAQALGESRSPGAGREVLDAEDRRVERILLELRLAEGCPLGLVTPAGLAGARRALDDGLLQPGPYAAGSAVLTLRGRLLADAVVRALTD
- a CDS encoding DUF3097 domain-containing protein, whose amino-acid sequence is MRSRRYDPDLTPPWKRRTAAVPEVPADPDLVVEEAATGFCGAVVRCEKTAQGPTVTLEDRFGKHRVFPMEPRGFLLEGEVVTLVRPASVAPAAPASAGRTASGSVAVPGARARVARAGRLYVEGRHDAELVEKVWGDDLRVEGVVVEYLEGVDHLAEIVDLFGPTSDARLGVLVDHLVPGSKESRIAADVTATWGAERVLVVGHPFVDIWEAVKPAALGIDTWPRVPRGQDWKTGVCEALDWPANTGAAWRRILGAVHSYRDLDPGLLGPVEHLIDHVTVGGPNGG
- a CDS encoding MBL fold metallo-hydrolase, which produces MDIGWEELAPGVLRARLPRWDATVGAVADAEGALVVDTGSCLAEGAAVRTAVRERLGLPVTRVALTHAHFDHVLGTAAFAGVQVYGAVGLEGVLRHDREAIQRDAVRHGLDPAAAAQAADALVLPQHAVSGELTLSLGGGRQVLLANVGPGHTGHDLAVLVPGREPGAREVVFCGDLVEESGEPQAGPDALPARWPAALDRLLSLGGEDAVYVPGHGAVVDAAFVRAQRDALARRFARP
- the hrcA gene encoding heat-inducible transcriptional repressor HrcA; the encoded protein is MLSERRLEVLRAIVQDYVGTEEPVGSKALTERHNLQVSPATVRNDMSALEDEGYIAQPHTSAGRIPTDKGYRLFVDQLAGVKPLSSPERRAIHNFLDGAVDLDDVVGRTVRLLAQLTRQVAVVQYPSLTRSTVRHVELLALAPARLMLVLITDTGRVEQRMVDCPAPIGENTVADLRARLNGRTAGQRFTDVPRLVQDLPDSFDADDRGTVSTVLATLLETLVEETEERLMIGGTANLTRFGHDFPLTIRPVLEALEEQVVLLKLLGEATDSGMTVRIGHENAHEGLSSTSVVSVGYGSGDEAVAKLGVVGPTRMDYPGTMGAVRAVARYVGQILAES
- the dnaJ gene encoding molecular chaperone DnaJ, whose product is MATDYYSVLGVQRDASQDEIKKAFRRLARELHPDVNPDPKTQDRFKEINTAYEVLSDPQKKQVYDLGGDPAGPGGGAGGFGGGFGNFSDIMDAFFGTASQRGPRSRTRRGQDAMIRLDIDLNEAAFGTTKEIQVDTATVCGSCSGEGAAPGTSAQTCDMCRGRGEVSQVTRSFLGQVMTSRPCPQCQGFGTVVPTPCPECAGDGRVRSRRTLTVKIPAGVDNGTRIQLAGEGEVGPGGGPAGDLYVEIHETPHSVFQRRGDDLHCTVTIPMTAAALGTKVPLETLDGMDEIDIRPGTQSGQSIPLHERGITHLRGGGRGQLIVHVEVTTPSKLDPEQEDLLRRLATLRGEERPQGQFQPGQQGLFHRLKDAFNGR
- a CDS encoding nitronate monooxygenase; this translates as MAPDLDLALLRHPVVQAPMAGGASTPELAAAVSEAGGLGMLAAGYKTPEAMYEETRHLRRLTPRPFGVNLFLPQTPVAEAAALTAYRDELAPEAARYGAELGDTDRGGSDAYDAKVAILLQHPVPLVSFTFGCPEERVLRRFAEAGTSTVVTVTSVDEALTAQDRGAAAVCVQGAEAGGHQGTHHDDPAADGGCRATGLLPLLALVGEAVRLPLVAAGGLMRGSQIAAVLAAGASAAQLGTAFLVCPESGAHAEHKRALTDPLFDRTELTRAFSGRPARALVNRFVREHGPHAPAAYPDVHHLTAGLRRAASKAGDPQGMALWAGQGHRLARTMPAARLVEVLAGELASARAASTGREVEA
- a CDS encoding 16S rRNA (uracil(1498)-N(3))-methyltransferase, which gives rise to MTAPVFLLDGPDAPPLTGAGRVWLTGPEGRHAVSVRRMRVGESIVLTDGAGTGASGTVAAVEGKDRLEVAVTDVRSDPVPRPRIIVVQALPKGDRGELAVETMTETGVDVIVPWAASRCITQWRGERGAKSLAKWRATAREAGKQSRRLRFPHVAEPATTRQVAPLLSGAAFAAVLHEEGAAPLATAPLPVDGDVVLVVGPEGGVSPEELAAFAEAGAEPYRLGRTVLRTSTAGTAATSLLLTRTGRWS